From one Planktothrix agardhii NIES-204 genomic stretch:
- the ctpB gene encoding carboxyl-terminal processing protease, translating into MNQNVKRFSPLRQALFTGAIAAVTAFVMPAWSSSVSAPLKDSPKAVLDEAWQLVFREFVDGKFNQVNWQAQREELLSKNYTSREEAYTALRKALEKLQDPYTRFMDPKQYEALTNQTAGELSGVGMQLTLDEKTKAITVVEPIKNSPAIKAGIQSGDRVLAIDGVSTTGMTVEQAANKIRGSVGTNVNLRMGREGEKEFDLTLTRARIELETVTYRVNNEGNRKIGYIQLREFNSHAAEQMQAAIQALTKENVQAFVLDLRGNPGGLLRTSIDIARMWMDTGAIVSTVDRNGKTQEIRNNRTSITKLPVVVLVDSNSASASEILAGALKDNQRGVVMGTQTFGKALVQSVFSLSDGSGLAVTIAHYYTPNGIDISHKGVTPDVKVDISDDQKKQLATDPKLIGTPQDPFYAKAISILAGLGGNRPLAINESK; encoded by the coding sequence ATGAATCAAAACGTTAAACGCTTTTCTCCGCTCCGTCAGGCCTTATTTACAGGCGCGATCGCAGCTGTTACCGCTTTCGTCATGCCCGCTTGGAGTAGTAGCGTCAGTGCCCCCCTCAAAGATAGTCCTAAAGCCGTATTGGATGAGGCTTGGCAGCTTGTTTTTCGAGAATTTGTTGATGGGAAGTTTAACCAAGTTAACTGGCAAGCCCAAAGGGAAGAACTCCTGAGCAAGAACTATACTTCCCGGGAAGAAGCCTATACAGCCCTGCGAAAAGCCCTAGAAAAACTCCAAGATCCCTATACCCGCTTCATGGATCCCAAACAGTATGAAGCGTTGACGAATCAAACAGCCGGGGAACTTTCTGGGGTGGGAATGCAGTTGACCCTGGATGAAAAAACCAAAGCGATTACCGTTGTCGAACCGATTAAAAATTCTCCGGCCATCAAGGCGGGAATTCAGTCGGGGGATCGGGTACTTGCTATTGATGGAGTCTCCACCACGGGTATGACCGTGGAACAAGCGGCCAATAAAATTCGGGGGTCTGTTGGCACAAATGTCAATTTACGCATGGGACGGGAAGGAGAAAAAGAATTTGATTTGACCCTGACTCGCGCCCGAATTGAATTAGAAACCGTTACCTATCGTGTCAATAACGAAGGAAATCGCAAAATTGGTTATATTCAACTGCGAGAATTTAATTCCCATGCAGCCGAACAAATGCAAGCTGCGATTCAAGCCTTAACCAAAGAAAATGTTCAGGCTTTTGTTCTGGATTTACGGGGAAATCCTGGGGGATTATTGCGTACCAGTATTGATATTGCTCGGATGTGGATGGATACGGGGGCAATTGTGAGTACCGTTGATCGTAATGGCAAAACCCAGGAAATTCGTAATAACCGCACCTCGATCACAAAATTACCTGTTGTCGTGTTAGTCGATAGTAATTCTGCCAGTGCTAGTGAGATTTTAGCCGGAGCATTGAAGGATAATCAACGGGGTGTGGTGATGGGAACTCAAACCTTTGGCAAGGCTTTAGTCCAATCGGTGTTTTCCCTGTCCGATGGTTCCGGGTTGGCGGTGACAATCGCCCATTATTACACGCCCAATGGTATTGATATTAGCCACAAAGGGGTCACTCCTGATGTTAAAGTCGATATCTCCGATGATCAGAAAAAACAATTGGCTACTGATCCGAAGTTAATTGGGACACCCCAAGATCCTTTTTACGCCAAAGCCATTTCTATTCTCGCGGGGCTGGGTGGAAATCGACCCTTAGCTATTAACGAGTCTAAATAA
- a CDS encoding serine/threonine protein kinase, producing the protein MTSPTIHCINPQCSHPSNQPWGNKFCQSCGAPLQLNQRYIPLHNLGTGGFSRLYTVWDLKTQTEKVLKVLLEPSPKALELFEQEAEVLAQLRHPGVPRVEADGYFYLKKRNVSEGHLPCLVMEKIHGHTLQEILEQYPQGCPEDWVISWLSQALDILRELHGYQIIHRDIKPSNLMLRMTSGGKGGQVSDTQLVMIDFGGAKQIGPIPHGDRESSPRSSTRLISAGYSPPEQVMGAMVGPATDFYALGRTCIHLLTGQFPGDLDDAYTGELRWREKAQVSPGFAHLLDRMVQLDPRQRPQTAKEIQTDIFRIIRQKKHPRRMMSSHQRFLDTLTTTLIKWDKKLIQLVFGLGKLTIHSVRGLVETSWEIALTTTGSIVGTIIGSILVFCFPGLADQITPVLDQVLRQILPNDSLTLDNDPIILGAEVLVWGFAGLGAGIGLTNAGGFGQRRRYWLAGIMGILGYIVGGASGQLINQLLENTKDTDIAGWEELFHQLPFGIAAGLVTLGLGLRSDQIFQGIFVLLTVTTLFLGFNQFHIFLPQEMLKFPTEMQNFNLPQFRHNLGFMALLSGTTAFCLGITHYFILPLLRWFRN; encoded by the coding sequence GTGACTTCACCCACCATCCATTGTATTAATCCCCAATGCTCCCATCCCTCAAATCAACCTTGGGGGAATAAATTTTGTCAGAGTTGCGGCGCCCCCCTACAACTCAACCAACGCTATATTCCCTTACATAATTTAGGGACTGGGGGGTTTTCCCGTCTTTATACCGTCTGGGATCTCAAAACCCAAACCGAAAAAGTCCTGAAAGTCCTGCTGGAACCCTCCCCCAAAGCCCTAGAACTCTTTGAACAAGAAGCGGAGGTTTTAGCCCAATTACGCCACCCAGGAGTGCCTAGGGTCGAAGCAGATGGCTATTTTTATTTAAAAAAACGTAACGTCTCCGAAGGCCATCTTCCCTGTTTGGTAATGGAAAAGATTCATGGCCACACCCTACAGGAAATTTTGGAGCAATATCCCCAAGGCTGTCCCGAAGACTGGGTGATCAGTTGGCTTTCCCAAGCCTTAGATATCCTACGGGAATTGCATGGCTATCAAATTATTCATCGAGACATCAAACCTTCAAACCTGATGTTACGGATGACATCTGGCGGCAAGGGGGGCCAAGTTTCGGACACCCAACTGGTGATGATTGACTTTGGAGGTGCAAAACAAATTGGCCCTATCCCCCATGGCGATCGCGAAAGTAGCCCCCGCAGTAGCACCCGCCTAATTTCCGCCGGATACAGTCCCCCGGAACAGGTGATGGGGGCGATGGTTGGGCCAGCCACGGATTTCTACGCCTTGGGGCGCACCTGTATTCATTTATTAACTGGTCAATTTCCCGGGGATTTAGATGATGCTTACACCGGGGAATTACGTTGGCGAGAAAAAGCCCAGGTGAGTCCTGGGTTTGCTCATTTATTAGATCGGATGGTGCAACTCGATCCCCGTCAACGTCCCCAAACCGCTAAAGAAATTCAAACGGATATTTTTAGAATTATTCGACAGAAAAAACATCCTCGACGAATGATGTCTTCCCATCAACGGTTTCTTGATACCCTGACAACGACTTTAATTAAATGGGATAAAAAATTAATTCAACTGGTATTTGGACTAGGAAAATTAACCATACATTCTGTTCGGGGTTTAGTCGAAACCAGTTGGGAAATTGCCTTAACCACAACCGGATCAATTGTAGGAACAATAATTGGATCAATATTAGTTTTTTGTTTTCCGGGATTAGCAGACCAAATTACTCCAGTTTTAGACCAAGTATTACGCCAGATTTTACCGAATGATTCCCTAACTTTAGATAATGATCCCATAATTTTAGGTGCGGAAGTATTGGTTTGGGGATTCGCCGGATTAGGCGCCGGAATTGGATTAACCAATGCTGGAGGGTTTGGTCAACGTCGCCGTTATTGGTTAGCTGGAATCATGGGAATATTAGGTTATATTGTGGGGGGAGCTAGTGGACAACTGATTAATCAGTTGTTAGAAAATACAAAAGATACAGATATTGCGGGATGGGAAGAATTGTTTCATCAACTCCCTTTCGGAATAGCCGCCGGGTTAGTAACTTTAGGTTTAGGGTTACGCAGTGATCAAATATTTCAGGGAATCTTTGTTTTATTAACCGTTACTACCCTATTTTTGGGTTTTAATCAATTTCATATTTTTTTGCCTCAAGAGATGTTAAAGTTTCCTACCGAAATGCAAAACTTTAATTTACCCCAATTTCGGCATAATTTAGGGTTTATGGCCTTACTCAGTGGCACAACAGCTTTCTGTTTGGGGATAACTCACTATTTTATTCTTCCCCTATTGCGATGGTTTAGAAATTAG